A single window of Haliotis asinina isolate JCU_RB_2024 chromosome 5, JCU_Hal_asi_v2, whole genome shotgun sequence DNA harbors:
- the LOC137283804 gene encoding serine-rich adhesin for platelets-like — MSLSLGNSSSTSTYNTVGIKCRGQFDAGGNVPCVSISISISTTWHRHVICDFILNKHLTDQFIISDICINRQFVSSDATSSTPDATTSAVSSDTSTSHATTTSVVSSDTPSSTPDATTSSAVSSHTTSSTPDATTTSVVSSDTTSSTPDATTTSAVSSDTTSSTPEATTTLVVSYDATLTTDATTTSATSSDTTSSTPDATTTSVVSSDTTSSTPDATITSTISSDITSTTPDATTSSAVSSHTTSSTPDATTTSAVSSDTTSSTPEASTTLVVSSDATSTTDATTTSAVSSDTTSTTSDAATTSAASPDTTSTTPDARTTSSASSDITSSTPDATTTSTVSADITSTTSDAATTSAASPDTTSTTPEATTTSALSSYTTSTTSETTTTTSVSSDTTSSTPDATTTSTVSLDTTSTTPDATITSSVSSDTTSTTPEATTSTISSDTSTTPEATTTSVVSSDATSTSDAATTSAVSSHTTSSTPGARTTLVVSSDATSTSNTTTTSATFSDTTSSTPDATTTSAVSSDTTSSTPDATTTSGVSSDTTSSTPEASTTLVVSSDATSTSDATTTSATSSHTSSSTPGATTTSTISSDTPSTTSDVTTTSSASSDTTSSTPEATTTLVVSSDATSTSDVATTSAVPSDTTSSTPDATTTSGVSSDTTSSTPDATTTLVVSSDATSTSDATTTSATSSHTSSSTPDATTTSAVSSDATSSTPEATTTLVVSSDATSTSDATTTSATSSHTTSSTPGATTTSTVSADITSTTPDATTTSSASSDTTSSTPESTTTSTDSSDTSTTPEATTTSFLSSDATSTSDATTKSAVSSHTTSTTPEATTTSVASSDTTSTTPEATTTLVVSLDATSISDVTTTSAVSSHTTTTSETTTTTSVSSDTTSSTPDATTTSGVSSDTASSTPEASTTLVVSSDATSTSDATTTSATSSHTSSSTPGATTTSTISSDTPSTTSDVTTTSSASSDTTSSTPEATTKLVVSSDATSTSDVTTTSAVSSDTTSSTPEASTTLVVSSDATSTSDATTTSATSSHTSSSTPGATTTSIISSDTPSTTSDVTTTSSASSDTTSSTPEATTTLVVSSDSTSTPEATAASSDTTSTRPEGTTSVISSDTSTTPEASTTPVISSDATSTSDATTKSATSSDTRLSTPDATTTSDVSSDTTSATSDATTTSAVSSDATSSTPDATTTSATSSHTTSSTPGATTTSTVSADIISTTPDATTTSSASSDTTSSTPESTTTSTDSSDTSTTPEAITTSFLSSDATSTSDATTKSAVSSHTTTTSETTTTSVSSDTTSSTPDATTTSGVSSDTTSSTPEASTTLVVSSNATSISDVTTTSAVSSHTTTTSETTTTSVSSDTTSSTPDATTTSGVSSDTTSSTPEASTTLVVSSNATSTSDATTTSATSSHTSSSTPGATTTSIISSDATPSTSDVTTTSSASSDATSSTPGATTTSIISSDTPSTTPDVTTTSSASSDTTSSTPEATTTLVVSSDATSISDVTTISAVSSDTTSSTPDATTTSGVFSDTTSSTTDATITSSVSSDTKSTPKATTTSAVSSHTTSTPEATTTLAVSSDTSSTSDAITTPVLSSDTTSSTPEAITTSAASSDTASSTSDATITSAVSSDAPSTTPDATTTSAVSSDATSTTPDATTTSAVSSDTPSTTPDATTTSAVSSDATSSTPDATTSSAVSSDTPSTTPDATTTSAVSSDTTPDATITSAVSSDTTSSTIDATTTSAVSSDTTSSTTDAAVTSAVSSDTTPDTTTTSEVVSGTTPHKTTSTESATTVTTSAVFTDTTTTTTIATSDVVTTSTATSSESAATAATEATASSVSTTSTGLQSETTLVASSHTTIPAVHSDTTTSSAAPTSSTSTAATTSLAASSDTATSATASETTTGPALSSEAATSATSPETATTLATEVSSDTTTSAAPSQTATEPSVSSEAATSVSSSETATTTSAVVSSDTTTSAVPSEATTAPAVSSETSTITTVALSSDTTTSALPSETTTGPAVSSETTTSADPSETTTTTLAAVSSDTTMSAAPSETTTGPGVSSEAETSVSSFGTATTTLAAVSSDTTTSAVPSEATTGPVVSSETSTITTVALSSDTTTSAVPSEPTTGPEVSSETAASVVPSETATTTSAGASTDTTSETTTGPVVSSEAAPGVSSDITEPVSTTSATVASTLTVSSDTATTSTTSLAAVTTESVPTATTSEVPSSNSETTSSTTTASAVTAGETSSATSEESSAVSAAETTDTTPSTVTQSSVPSAATTVSAHATSDITSTAPSDATLPPGVSSTTSSASTSSASIPATSPAIPSDATSAQSSETMTEVASGTGTASTAPTATGTSCPFDVISNCCITRWSHVNVNDGYTTSSVFILIPRGDVIFDTGSSIYHISGNGSNHIVSSHPNIIGDDGRGTDYISDSGNNYIVGSHPNIIGDDGRGTDYISDSGNNNIVGSHPNIIGDDGRGTDYISDSGNNNIVGSHPNIIGDDGRGTNNFSGNGSDHIVSSLRNINGDDGRGTNNFSGNGSDHIVSSLRNINGDDGKGINRGIIYITDIPRGNHFSIHS; from the exons ATGTCTCTGTCTCTAGGGAATTCTTCCTCAAC TTCCACCTACAACACTGTCGGTATTAAGTGTAGAGGACAGTTCGACGCTGGAGGTAACGTCCCATGtgtcagcatcagcatcagcatcagcaccaCCTGGCACAGACACGTCATATGTGATTTCATCCTCAACAAGCATCTTACCGATCAGTTCATCATCAGCGACATATGCATCAACAGACAGTTTG TTTCTTCAGatgcaacatcatcaacacctgATGCAACAACATCAGCTGTTTCCTCAGATACATCAACATCTCATGCAACAACCACTTCAGTAGTTTCCtcagatacaccatcatcaacacCTGATGCAACAACCTCATCAGCAGTTTCCTCacatacaacatcatcaacacctgATGCAACAACCACATCAGTAGTTTCCTCagatacaacatcatcaacacctgATGCAACAACTACATCAGCAGTTTCCTCAGATACCACATCATCAACACCTGAAGCAACAACCACATTAGTTGTGTCTTACGATGCAACGTTAACAACTGATGCAACAACCACATCAGCGACTTCTTCAGATACAACATCCTCAACACCTGATGCAACAACCACATCAGTCGTGTCTTCAGATACAACATCCTCAACACCTGATGCAACAATCACATCAACAATTTCTTCAGATATCACATCAACAACACCTGATGCAACAACCTCATCAGCAGTTTCCTCacatacaacatcatcaacacctgATGCAACAACCACATCAGCAGTTTCCTCAGATACCACATCATCAACACCTGAAGCATCAACCACATTAGTTGTGTCTTCCGATGCAACATCAACAACTGATGCAACAACCACATCAGCAGTTTCTTCAgatacaacatcaacaacatctgATGCTGCAACCACATCAGCGGCTTCTCCAgatacaacatcaacaacacctgATGCAAGAACCACATCATCGGCTTCTTCAGATATAACATCCTCAACACCTGATGCAACAACCACATCAACAGTTTCTGCAGAtataacatcaacaacatctgATGCTGCAACCACATCAGCGGCTTCTCCAgatacaacatcaacaacacctgaagcaacaacaacatcagcacTTTCCTCAtacacaacatcaacaacatctgaaactacaacaacaacatcagtatcctcagatacaacatcatcaacacctgATGCAACAACCACATCGACAGTTTCCTTAGatacaacatcaacaactcCTGATGCAACAATCACATCATCGGTTTCTTCTGATACGACATCAACAACGCCTGAAGCAACAACATCAACGATTTCATCAGATACATCAACAACACCTGAAGCAACAACCACATCAGTCGTGTCTTCCGATGCAACGTCAACATCTGATGCAGCAACTACATCAGCAGTTTCCTCacatacaacatcatcaacacctgGTGCAAGAACCACATTAGTTGTGTCTTCAGATGCAACGTCAACATCTAATACAACAACTACATCAGCAACTTTTTCagatacaacatcatcaacacctgATGCAACAACCACATCAGCAGTTTCCTCagatacaacatcatcaacacctgATGCAACAACCACATCAGGGGTGTCTTCagatacaacatcatcaacacctgAAGCATCAACCACTTTAGTTGTGTCTTCCGATGCAACGTCAACATCAGATGCAACAACCACATCAGCCACTTCTTCacatacatcatcatcaacacctgGTGCAACAACCACATCAACAATTTCTTCAGATACACCATCAACAACATCTGATGTAACAACCACATCATCGGCTTCTTCagatacaacatcatcaacacctgAAGCAACAACCACATTAGTCGTGTCTTCAGATGCAACGTCAACATCTGATGTAGCAACCACATCAGCAGTTCCGTCagatacaacatcatcaacacctgATGCAACAACCACATCAGGGGTTTCTTCagatacaacatcatcaacacctgATGCAACAACCACTTTAGTTGTGTCTTCCGATGCAACGTCAACATCAGATGCAACGACCACATCAGCCACTTCTTCACATACATCGTCATCAACACCTGATGCAACAACCACATCAGCAGTTTCCTCAGatgcaacatcatcaacacctgAAGCAACAACCACTTTAGTTGTGTCTTCCGATGCAACGTCAACATCAGATGCAACGACCACATCAGCCACTTCTTCacatacaacatcatcaacacctgGTGCAACAACCACATCAACAGTTTCTGCAGATATAACATCAACAACACCTGATGCAACAACCACATCATCGGCTTCTTCAGATACAACATCCTCAACACCTgaatcaacaacaacatcaacagatTCTTCAGATACATCAACAACACCTGAAGCAACAACCACATCATTTTTGTCTTCAGATGCAACTTCAACATCTGATGCAACAACCAAATCAGCGGTTTCCTCAcatacaacatcaacaacacctgAAGCAACAACCACATCAGTAGCTTCTTCAgatacaacatcaacaacacctgAAGCAACAACCACATTAGTTGTGTCTTTAGATGCAACGTCAATATCTGATGTAACAACCACATCAGCAGTTTCCTCacatacaacaacaacatctgaaacaacaacaacaacatcagtttcctcagatacaacatcatcaacacctgATGCAACAACCACATCAGGGGTTTCTTCagatacagcatcatcaacacCTGAAGCATCAACCACTTTAGTTGTGTCTTCCGATGCAACTTCAACATCAGATGCAACGACCACATCAGCCACTTCTTCacatacatcatcatcaacacctgGTGCAACAACCACATCAACAATTTCTTCAGATACACCATCAACAACATCTGATGTAACAACCACATCATCGGCTTCTTCagatacaacatcatcaacacctgAAGCAACAACCAAATTAGTCGTGTCTTCAGATGCAACGTCAACATCTGATGTAACAACCACATCAGCAGTTTCCTCAGATACCACATCATCAACACCTGAAGCATCAACCACTTTAGTTGTGTCTTCCGATGCAACGTCAACATCAGATGCAACGACCACATCTGCCACTTCTTCACATACATCGTCATCAACACCTGGTGCAACAACCACATCAATAATTTCTTCAGATACACCATCAACAACATCTGATGTAACAACCACATCATCGGCTTCTTCagatacaacatcatcaacacctgAAGCAACAACCACATTAGTCGTGTCTTCAGATTCAACTTCAACACCTGAAGCAACAGCGGCTTCTTCTGATACGACATCAACAAGGCCTGAAGGAACAACATCAGTGATTTCTTCAGATACATCAACAACACCTGAAGCATCAACCACACCAGTCATATCTTCAGATGCAACGTCAACATCGGATGCAACAACAAAATCGGCGACTTCTTCAGATACAAGATTATCAACACCTGATGCAACAACCACATCAGACGTGTCTTCAGatacaacatcagcaacatctGATGCAACAACCACATCAGCAGTTTCCTCAGatgcaacatcatcaacacctgATGCAACAACCACATCGGCGACCTCTTCacatacaacatcatcaacacctgGTGCAACAACCACATCAACAGTTTCTGCAGATATAATATCAACAACACCTGATGCAACAACCACATCATCGGCTTCTTCagatacaacatcatcaacacctgaatcaacaacaacatcaacagatTCTTCAGATACATCAACAACACCTGAAGCAATAACCACATCATTTTTGTCTTCAGATGCAACTTCAACATCTGATGCAACAACCAAATCAGCAGTTTCCTCacatacaacaacaacatctgaaacaacaacaacatcagtttcctcagatacaacatcatcaacacctgATGCAACAACCACATCAGGGGTTTCTTCagatacaacatcatcaacacctgAAGCATCAACCACATTAGTTGTGTCTTCCAATGCAACGTCAATATCTGATGTAACAACCACATCAGCAGTTTCCTCacatacaacaacaacatctgaaacaacaacaacatcagtttcctcagatacaacatcatcaacacctgATGCAACAACCACATCAGGGGTTTCTTCagatacaacatcatcaacacctgAAGCATCAACCACTTTAGTTGTGTCTTCCAATGCAACGTCAACATCAGATGCAACGACCACATCAGCCACTTCTTCACATACATCGTCATCAACACCTGGTGCAACAACCACATCAATAATTTCCTCAGAtgcaacaccatcaacatctgatGTAACAACCACATCATCGGCTTCTTCAGatgcaacatcatcaacacctgGTGCAACAACCACATCAATAATTTCTTCAGATACACCATCAACAACACCTGATGTAACAACCACATCATCGGCTTCCTCagatacaacatcatcaacacctgAAGCAACAACCACATTAGTCGTGTCTTCAGATGCAACGTCAATATCTGATGTAACAACCATATCAGCAGTTTCCTCagatacaacatcatcaacacctgATGCAACAACCACATCAGGGGTTTTCTCagatacaacatcatcaacaactgaTGCAACAATCACATCATCGGTTTCCTCAGATACAAAGTCAACACCTAAAGCAACAACCACATCAGCAGTTTCTTCACATACAACATCAACACCTGAAGCAACAACCACTTTAGCAGTTTCTTCAGATACATCGTCAACATCTGATGCAATAACCACACCAGTCCTGTCTTCagatacaacatcatcaacacctgAAGCAATAACCACATCAGCGGCTTCTTCagatacagcatcatcaacatctGATGCAACAATCACATCAGCAGTTTCCTCAGATGCACCATCAACAACACCTGATGCAACAACCACATCAGCCGTTTCCTCAGAtgcaacatcaacaacacctgATGCAACAACCACATCAGCAGTTTCTTCAGATACACCATCAACAACACCTGATGCAACAACCACATCAGCCGTTTCTTCAGatgcaacatcatcaacacctgATGCAACAACCTCATCAGCAGTTTCTTCAGATACACCATCAACAACACCTGATGCAACAACCACATCAGCCGTTTCTTCAGATACAACACCTGATGCAACAATCACATCAGCCGTGTCATCagatacaacatcatcaacaattGATGCAACAACCACATCAGCCGTTTCTTCagatacaacatcatcaacaaccgATGCAGCAGTCACATCAGCAGTTTCTTCAGATACAACACCTGATACAACAACCACATCAGAAGTTGTCTCAGGTACAACACCACATAAAACAACGTCAACAGAATCTGCAACTACGGTAACAACATCGGCAGTGTTTACAGatactacaacaacaacgacaataGCAACATCTGATGTAGTAACAACCTCAACAGCAACGTCATCCGAATCTGCAGCTACAGCAGCAACAGAAGCAACTGCATCTTCAGTTTCAACAACGTCAACTGGGCTACAGTCAGAAACAACGCTAGTTGCATCTTCACACACAACAATACCAGCAGTACATTCTGATACAACAACTTCTTCGGCAGCACCAACATCATCTACATctacagcagcaacaacatcaTTAGCAGCATCTTCAGACACAGCAACGTCAGCTACCGCTTCTGAGACAACAACAGGACCAGCACTATCTTCTGAAGCAGCAACTTCAGCAACATCTCCTGAAACAGCAACTACTCTAGCAACAGAAGTGTCTTCAGACACAACTACGTCAGCTGCCCCCTCTCAAACAGCAACAGAACCATCAGTATCTTCTGAAGCAGCAACTTCAGTATCGTCTTCTGAAACAGCAACTACTACATCAGCAGTAGTGTCTTCAGACACAACTACGTCAGCTGTCCCTTCTGAAGCAACAACTGCACCAGCAGTATCTTCTGAAacatcaacaatcacaacagtAGCATTGTCTTCAGACACAACCACGTCAGCTCTCCCTTCTGAAACAACAACTGGACCAGCAGTATCTTCTGAAACAACAACGTCAGCAGATCCTTCtgaaacaacaactacaacattaGCAGCAGTGTCCTCAGACACAACTATGTCAGCTGCCCCTTCAGAGACAACAACAGGACCAGGAGTATCTTCTGAGGCAGAAACTTCAGTATCATCTTTTGGAACAGCAACTACAACATTAGCAGCAGTGTCTTCAGACACAACTACGTCAGCTGTCCCTTCTGAAGCAACAACCGGACCAGTAGTATCTTCTGAAACATCAACAATTACAACAGTAGCATTGTCTTCAGACACAACCACGTCAGCCGTCCCCTCAGAGCCAACAACCGGACCAGAAGTATCTTCTGAAACAGCAGCTTCAGTCGTACCTTCTGAAACAGCAACTACTACATCAGCAGGAGCATCTACAGATACAACTTCTGAAACAACAACAGGGCCAGTAGTATCGTCAGAAGCAGCGCCAGGAGTATCTTCAGACATAACGGAACCTGTATCGACAACATCAGCAACTGTAGCTTCAACGTTAACAGTATCTTCTGATAcagcaacaacatcaacaacatcctTAGCTGCAGTAACGACGGAATCTGTACCAACAGCAACAACTTCAGAAGTACCATCTTCAAATTCAGAAACAACATCTTCCACTACAACTGCATCAGCTGTAACAGCTGGAGAAACGTCATCAGCAACTTCAGAAGAATCATCAGCAGTATCAGCTGCAGAAACGACAGATACAACACCATCAACAGTTACACAGTCATCAGTGCCATCAGCTGCGACAACCGTATCTGCACATGCAACTTCAGATATAACGTCAACAGCACCTTCTGATGCAACATTACCACCAGGAGTATCTTCAACTACATCATCAGCGTCAACATCTTCTGCCTCTATACCAGCAACTTCACCAGCAATACCATCAGATGCAACATCAGCACAATCTTCAGAAACAATGACAGAAGTAGCTTCTGGAACAGGAACAGCGTCAACAGCTCCAACAGCAACAGGAACATC CTGTCCTTTCGACGTCATCAGCAACTGCTGCATCACAAGATGGAGTCACGTTAACGTCAATGACGGATATACAACCAGCTCAGTCTTCATCCTCATACCTCGAGGAGACGTCATCTTTGATACTGGAAGCAGCATCTACCACATCTCTGGCAATGGGAGCAACCACATCGTCAGTTCACATCCAAACATCATCGGCGATGACGGAAGAGGCACCGACTACATCTCTGACAGTGGGAACAACTACATCGTCGGCTCACATCCAAACATCATCGGCGATGACGGAAGAGGCACCGACTACATCTCTGACAGTGGGAACAACAACATCGTCGGCTCACATCCAAACATCATCGGCGATGACGGAAGAGGCACCGACTACATCTCTGACAGTGGGAACAACAACATCGTCGGCTCACATCCAAACATCATCGGCGATGACGGAAGAGGCACTAACAACTTCAGTGGTAATGGGAGCGACCACATCGTCAGTTCCCTTCGAAACATCAACGGCGATGACGGAAGAGGCACTAACAACTTCAGTGGCAATGGGAGCGACCACATCGTCAGTTCCCTTCGAAACATCAACGGTGATGACGGAAAAGGCATCAACCGTGGCATCATCTACATCACTGACATACCTCGAGGCAACCACTTCAGCATACATTCATGA